A portion of the Methanomassiliicoccus sp. genome contains these proteins:
- a CDS encoding cysteine synthase family protein, with product MTMPQADYKENILQTIGNTPMVRINKLNPNSNTTIFAKVEGFNPTGSIKDRIALGMIQQAEAEGKLTRGKTIIEPTSGNTGVALAMIGAIKGYDVEIVMSDSVSVERRQMIQAFGGTVTLSEGKYGTDGAIRKARELVKADPKKYFMPDQFSNQYNKIAHYKTTGDEIWKQTGGKVDYFVSALGTSGTIMGVGKALREHNPDIKIVSAHPVKGHYIQGLKNMEEAIVPAIYDPSQIDITVMVDTEVAYEMTRQIVKQEGIFVGMSSGAAMYAAIEMAKRIESGVIVTILPDRGEKYLSTNLFLK from the coding sequence ATGACTATGCCTCAAGCTGATTATAAAGAGAACATCCTTCAGACGATCGGCAACACCCCCATGGTCAGGATAAACAAGCTTAATCCCAACAGCAACACGACGATATTCGCAAAGGTGGAAGGTTTCAACCCTACTGGCAGCATCAAGGACAGGATCGCTCTGGGCATGATCCAGCAGGCTGAGGCCGAGGGCAAGCTGACCAGGGGGAAAACGATAATCGAACCGACATCGGGCAACACCGGCGTGGCTCTTGCGATGATCGGGGCGATCAAGGGTTACGATGTCGAGATAGTCATGAGCGACTCGGTCTCGGTGGAGCGAAGGCAGATGATCCAGGCCTTCGGAGGAACCGTCACCTTGAGCGAGGGTAAGTACGGCACCGACGGCGCAATCCGTAAGGCACGGGAGCTGGTCAAGGCCGATCCAAAAAAGTACTTCATGCCGGACCAATTCTCCAATCAGTACAATAAGATAGCTCACTATAAGACGACAGGGGATGAGATCTGGAAGCAGACCGGAGGCAAGGTCGATTATTTTGTCTCGGCATTAGGTACCTCCGGCACAATAATGGGGGTGGGCAAGGCACTGAGGGAGCATAACCCCGATATAAAGATCGTCAGCGCCCATCCTGTCAAGGGCCACTACATCCAGGGGCTGAAGAACATGGAAGAGGCCATCGTTCCGGCGATCTACGATCCATCCCAGATCGATATCACGGTAATGGTGGATACGGAAGTGGCCTACGAGATGACTCGCCAGATCGTTAAACAGGAAGGTATCTTCGTGGGCATGAGCAGCGGAGCCGCGATGTATGCTGCAATCGAGATGGCCAAGCGAATAGAGTCAGGAGTAATCGTTACCATCCTCCCAGACCGGGGAGAGAAATACCTGAGCACCAACCTGTTCCTAAAATAG
- a CDS encoding phosphate-starvation-inducible PsiE family protein, with protein MIELATALPKYKKFIMYTAICVIGFVIFLILLVTIMDVITATFNQDLINSTKQTVLNLIGNFLLLVVCIELLDTLYAYAVKQKIHVEIVILVALTAVARELIVFDYDTVSSYVLIGIGAAIIALSTSYFLIHRCRTSGDSHIATEE; from the coding sequence ATGATTGAATTGGCCACAGCGCTACCGAAGTACAAGAAGTTCATAATGTACACGGCAATCTGCGTGATCGGGTTCGTCATCTTCTTGATACTGCTCGTGACCATAATGGATGTCATCACCGCAACCTTCAACCAGGACCTGATCAATTCGACCAAGCAGACCGTTCTCAACCTCATTGGTAACTTCCTCCTGCTAGTGGTCTGCATCGAGCTGCTGGACACTCTTTACGCCTACGCCGTGAAGCAGAAGATACATGTGGAGATCGTCATCCTCGTGGCCTTGACCGCTGTGGCTCGGGAGCTGATAGTCTTCGACTACGATACAGTGAGCAGTTATGTCCTGATCGGTATCGGGGCGGCGATCATCGCCCTGTCGACCTCCTACTTCCTGATACACAGGTGTCGCACCAGTGGAGATAGCCACATCGCCACCGAGGAATGA
- a CDS encoding SPFH domain-containing protein, which translates to MVDISVLIVVAVVLVLAIIFAYSGLYLIQDDQVGIKRKKMFGKAMPQGHIIALDGEVGIQADTLMPGLYWKMPLIWAVDRVGVVRIGPDSIGVVNAIDGRPMQKGRVLGDEVESNNFQDAKMFLQNGGIKGPQVAILRPGVYRINTAAFNITVSGATRIEEEMIGIVIAEDGRPLPSGYLIAPKPAEEPSAEFASSRPHKHFTDGQAFVDSGGYRGTQQESLQPGAYYINPLHFTVKPVKIQEVPPGYVAVIRSNIGIELESKKGDPCDNTGSDDIGTPVHEEAETLLITDKNVRGIWKEPVAPGKYNLNPLAFTPYLVPTSAITIDWANDVPTKSSIGAANDKADDFFKFSQLKVTSSDAFTLDVDVRMIIRIRPENAPFVIARFGSVENLIQQIVHPLIDSSFRNKAGNEKAIEFIKSRTRLQEEALNTARKEFDKYHVEAQNLLVSYILAPPELMKTQTDKEIAEQQLAQFQKQAEAQEMRKDVISKTAQADKQGEVVAAKLSIEIEQSRADARRKSAEGDKAANMILAEGESYKVQKMAEGEAARIKFIAEADAAKTQMTAKADAAKVKFLGEADASRIRNVGESEAYSQRAIGEAKADAYRAQVEAMGGDNIARLKMIEAIAEGNIKIIPEILVSSNGTGGSLNDIMTLFLTQKVAEEAGRTKTEVPKKVKEEPKKAEEGEDRF; encoded by the coding sequence ATGGTCGATATCTCAGTATTGATCGTGGTCGCGGTAGTGCTAGTGCTAGCAATCATCTTCGCCTACTCTGGACTATATCTTATCCAGGATGACCAGGTGGGGATCAAGAGGAAGAAGATGTTCGGGAAAGCCATGCCGCAAGGGCACATTATCGCCCTTGACGGTGAGGTGGGCATCCAGGCCGACACCCTGATGCCGGGCCTGTATTGGAAGATGCCGCTCATCTGGGCTGTGGATCGGGTCGGGGTCGTCCGCATCGGCCCAGACTCGATCGGAGTGGTCAACGCCATCGACGGCAGACCGATGCAGAAGGGGCGGGTCCTGGGAGATGAAGTGGAAAGTAACAACTTCCAGGACGCGAAGATGTTCCTCCAGAATGGTGGCATCAAGGGGCCGCAGGTAGCGATCTTAAGGCCGGGCGTCTACCGTATCAACACGGCCGCTTTCAATATCACAGTGAGCGGGGCCACCAGGATCGAGGAAGAGATGATCGGGATCGTCATCGCCGAGGATGGTCGGCCGCTCCCCTCAGGGTACCTGATCGCGCCAAAACCCGCCGAGGAGCCTTCGGCCGAATTCGCTAGTTCAAGGCCGCACAAGCATTTCACCGATGGACAGGCGTTCGTGGACTCCGGTGGATACAGGGGAACGCAACAGGAATCATTGCAACCAGGGGCATACTACATCAATCCTCTGCATTTCACGGTGAAGCCTGTAAAGATCCAGGAGGTCCCCCCGGGATACGTCGCGGTCATCAGGTCGAACATCGGTATCGAGCTGGAATCGAAGAAAGGGGATCCCTGCGACAACACCGGATCAGACGATATCGGGACACCAGTGCATGAGGAGGCGGAGACCTTGCTCATCACGGACAAGAACGTCCGGGGGATATGGAAAGAGCCGGTCGCCCCTGGCAAGTATAATCTGAACCCGCTGGCGTTCACTCCATACCTGGTGCCAACGAGCGCGATCACCATCGACTGGGCGAACGACGTGCCGACGAAGAGCAGCATAGGGGCCGCGAACGATAAGGCGGACGATTTCTTCAAGTTCAGTCAGTTGAAGGTCACCAGCTCCGACGCCTTCACCCTGGATGTGGATGTGAGAATGATCATCCGCATCAGGCCGGAGAACGCGCCTTTCGTCATCGCCAGGTTCGGTTCGGTCGAGAACCTGATCCAGCAGATAGTCCATCCGCTTATCGATTCGTCGTTCCGCAACAAGGCCGGCAACGAGAAGGCCATCGAGTTCATCAAGAGCAGAACTCGGCTGCAGGAGGAGGCCTTGAATACGGCCAGGAAGGAGTTCGACAAATACCACGTCGAAGCCCAGAACCTGCTGGTGTCGTACATTCTGGCTCCGCCTGAGCTGATGAAGACCCAGACCGATAAGGAAATCGCAGAGCAACAGCTGGCCCAGTTCCAGAAGCAGGCGGAGGCCCAGGAGATGAGGAAGGACGTCATTTCGAAGACTGCGCAGGCCGACAAGCAGGGCGAGGTTGTGGCGGCCAAGCTTTCGATCGAGATCGAACAGAGCAGGGCTGATGCCAGGAGGAAGAGCGCGGAAGGGGACAAGGCTGCCAACATGATCCTGGCCGAAGGAGAGAGCTATAAGGTCCAGAAAATGGCTGAGGGAGAGGCGGCCAGGATAAAGTTCATTGCCGAAGCGGATGCGGCCAAGACGCAGATGACGGCCAAGGCGGATGCGGCCAAAGTCAAGTTCCTGGGAGAGGCTGATGCCTCCAGGATCAGGAACGTCGGTGAGTCCGAAGCCTATTCTCAGAGGGCCATCGGAGAGGCCAAGGCAGACGCCTACAGGGCTCAGGTGGAAGCGATGGGCGGGGACAACATCGCCAGGCTGAAGATGATCGAGGCTATCGCAGAGGGTAACATCAAGATCATACCCGAAATACTGGTATCTAGTAATGGAACGGGCGGAAGCCTGAATGATATCATGACCCTCTTCCTCACTCAGAAGGTGGCAGAGGAGGCAGGCCGGACCAAGACAGAGGTCCCCAAGAAGGTCAAGGAAGAGCCGAAGAAGGCCGAGGAGGGTGAGGATCGCTTCTAA
- a CDS encoding ATP-binding protein: MGSEKEISQRSWVDEGFSDNELEFRGIFENLQEAVVLHSLVFDEGGEIVDGTIINANPAAFKAWGLRSIEEARCKRGSQLVSDGLLAQELKLAREARTTGRPVSREISSETADRHFLLTVVPMKGDRILFTSVEITEQKRAQRRAEENEILFRSIFENNVDAVLLTKPSGDVLMANPAAQRMFGMAEDEFKMVGREGILVRDHMLESALKVRMQGGQIAAELTFRRKDGSTFPGEVTSSLFTDADRSISETISIRDITERKKAEENLKRSNDELQQFAYLASHDLQEPLRMVTSYLGLLDKKFGSELNAQAKEYMSYAVDGAVRMKQLIDDLLQYSRVDSRPIEISEVDMSELAQKAADEIHVSITEAKATLVIGPLPTIHADRAQMMQVLTNLISNAIKFRDGKPPRVEVSAILHETENVFSVQDNGIGIDPKYAEKMFKMFSRLHTKEEYPGTGIGLAICKKIVERHGGRIWFESEPGKGTTFFFTIPL, from the coding sequence ATGGGTTCAGAAAAGGAGATCTCCCAGCGATCATGGGTCGATGAGGGGTTCAGTGATAACGAACTCGAGTTTCGAGGGATTTTCGAAAACCTCCAGGAGGCGGTCGTCCTTCACAGTCTTGTATTCGATGAGGGAGGCGAGATCGTGGATGGCACGATCATCAACGCCAACCCTGCAGCGTTCAAGGCCTGGGGACTTCGCTCGATCGAGGAGGCGAGGTGTAAGAGGGGCAGTCAGCTCGTCAGCGACGGTCTACTTGCCCAAGAACTCAAACTGGCGCGGGAGGCAAGAACGACCGGTCGGCCGGTTAGCAGGGAGATAAGCTCGGAGACCGCCGATCGTCATTTCCTGCTGACCGTGGTCCCCATGAAAGGGGACCGGATCCTATTCACGAGCGTGGAGATCACCGAGCAGAAGAGGGCTCAGAGAAGAGCTGAGGAAAATGAGATCCTCTTCCGTTCGATCTTCGAGAACAACGTCGATGCTGTGCTCCTAACTAAGCCGAGCGGAGATGTCCTGATGGCCAATCCTGCCGCGCAAAGGATGTTCGGTATGGCCGAGGACGAATTCAAGATGGTGGGCAGAGAGGGGATACTGGTCCGTGATCATATGCTGGAGTCTGCACTCAAGGTACGGATGCAAGGAGGCCAGATCGCCGCTGAGCTCACCTTCCGGCGCAAAGATGGTAGCACCTTCCCCGGCGAGGTCACCTCCAGCCTCTTCACCGACGCCGATCGTTCGATCAGCGAAACGATCTCGATCCGAGACATAACTGAGAGGAAGAAGGCAGAGGAGAACCTCAAGCGCTCCAACGATGAGCTTCAACAGTTCGCCTATCTTGCCTCTCATGATCTCCAGGAGCCGTTGAGGATGGTAACCTCGTACCTTGGCCTGTTGGACAAGAAGTTCGGCAGCGAGCTGAACGCTCAGGCCAAGGAGTACATGAGCTACGCTGTTGACGGTGCCGTGAGGATGAAACAACTAATCGATGACCTGCTGCAGTACTCCCGCGTCGACTCAAGGCCGATCGAAATATCCGAGGTCGACATGAGCGAATTGGCCCAGAAGGCGGCGGATGAGATTCATGTCTCGATCACAGAGGCTAAGGCAACGTTGGTGATCGGCCCCCTCCCCACCATCCATGCAGACCGGGCTCAAATGATGCAGGTGCTCACGAACCTCATTTCCAACGCCATTAAGTTCCGTGACGGAAAACCTCCAAGGGTCGAGGTCTCCGCTATCCTCCATGAGACTGAAAACGTTTTCTCGGTCCAGGACAACGGCATCGGAATCGATCCCAAGTACGCCGAGAAAATGTTCAAGATGTTCTCCCGCCTGCACACCAAGGAAGAGTATCCTGGGACGGGAATAGGTTTGGCGATCTGCAAGAAGATCGTGGAACGGCATGGCGGCAGAATATGGTTCGAGAGCGAACCAGGCAAGGGGACGACGTTCTTCTTCACCATTCCTCTGTGA
- a CDS encoding zinc ribbon domain-containing protein, translating to MVYCTNCGKSNNDDALFCQYCGVRRTDVAKVTSSAVAVPPLPKPIEAAQTNAAPPQTSEFFPVAAPQASVNDATSRPSMSLPPGESVEKLVNDVNGLVIKMRDIFPDVTEREWVKVAKTGDGEMINRFFQERILPIIRDYDQKMDNPNLNPGEEVLWSHDVHKGLIRSALAERWVITNQRAMIERPATETSQRSVETIGLAVCNVAVMNERRKRNASPIGAYAGRNGAAAEAGSTDGASMVFGDLVFLFSGKEELRFSGISDPDGVRSMVMTLKRQLKV from the coding sequence ATGGTATATTGTACGAACTGTGGTAAGAGCAACAATGACGATGCTCTTTTCTGCCAATATTGCGGCGTTAGGAGGACCGATGTCGCTAAGGTGACCTCCTCTGCAGTCGCCGTCCCTCCCCTGCCAAAACCCATCGAGGCTGCACAGACGAACGCTGCGCCCCCTCAGACCTCCGAGTTTTTCCCGGTCGCAGCCCCACAGGCATCGGTCAATGACGCTACTTCACGTCCATCCATGTCCCTTCCTCCGGGAGAGAGTGTGGAGAAGCTCGTCAATGACGTCAACGGCCTTGTAATCAAGATGAGGGATATATTCCCTGATGTCACGGAAAGAGAATGGGTGAAAGTGGCCAAGACCGGGGATGGAGAGATGATCAATCGGTTCTTCCAAGAACGGATATTGCCTATAATCAGGGATTATGATCAGAAGATGGACAATCCGAACCTCAATCCTGGTGAGGAAGTTCTATGGAGCCACGATGTCCACAAGGGGCTCATACGCAGCGCGCTCGCGGAGAGGTGGGTGATCACCAATCAGAGGGCCATGATCGAGCGGCCCGCCACCGAAACGAGCCAGAGATCGGTGGAGACGATAGGACTGGCGGTGTGCAACGTCGCGGTTATGAACGAGCGCCGGAAGCGAAATGCGAGCCCCATTGGAGCCTACGCCGGCCGCAATGGGGCCGCGGCCGAGGCCGGTAGCACTGACGGAGCCAGCATGGTCTTTGGAGATCTGGTCTTCCTGTTCAGCGGGAAGGAAGAGCTGCGCTTTTCAGGCATCAGCGACCCGGACGGAGTCAGAAGCATGGTGATGACGCTGAAGAGGCAGTTGAAGGTCTAG
- a CDS encoding PAS domain S-box protein, translated as MLRPGGASTKHGEIPLDRFRLIVDQAPEGIWTVGVDGLINFVNESGSAILGYAREEMIGRPPTDFILEDKEQNGEKFKGCDDGRAHQAEVRMRRGDGSEVWTSLSTTSIFDDEDRYAGVLSLFADITGRKMGEKVLNEREERLRIMVDGSPDIIWVTDADSKLIAANRQYHEFFGIPLELADEVEWQTLIHPEDSFTYLCTFEAASREHGPFSAEARVRRSDGAWRWVESHAEPRFSESGRFLGHVGVSSDVTEKKLAENALNDNREMYRQLVESMTDGVVIHDGGRVLFMNRAGARIMGYDRPEDTIGINPIDVVHPDYREIASRRIWDHRGTIQPRIEEKFLRKDGSSVDVDVTTMPYKLDDSMGVQVIFRDITERKRYEEEITRSRHMLQLVLDSVPVPVFWKDINSRYIGCNRIAAKDAGLSEPSEIVGKTDRDLAWWSSAEMYRADDLEVMRTGIAKMNYEEPQLRPDGSQLCLMTNKLPLRELDGRIIGVLGTYEDITERKRAEKQLRSTLERFYRTLSDMPYGILLITEAGKVEFANPAFCDLFDLNRRPEDLIDLSRDEVLEMVRDKYGDPQEAIARIEEILSGDRSVRDEEVALKGGRTVLVDYTPIRIGSEACGRMWIHIDITGRKRVEESLRRGEAILRGVISNLPIVLWTTDSDGNFTLSEGRGLGSLGLRPGEVLGRSAFEMYRDYPAITDAMARALLGVESPFTVDIRGKTFQAWAVPIRDEEGSVNGLLGVAADISEQKELEEELKRSNDDLQQFAYIASHDLQEPLRMVIAFLGLLSKKYGDELPSQAKEYVATAVEGSVRMRELIDDLLDYSRLESRPVEPMDVDMGRVAQAVRDDLGMLIAESGAEVAIYPLPTIHADEVQMKQLLTNLISNALKFRAEQPPRVEVSAVTYNFMSVFAVQDNGIGIDPKYAEKLFKMFHRLHTKEEYPGTGIGLAVAKKIVERHGGRIWFESEPGKGTTFFFTIPA; from the coding sequence ATGTTGAGGCCGGGGGGTGCATCAACGAAACATGGAGAGATCCCTCTAGACAGATTCAGGCTCATCGTGGATCAGGCGCCTGAAGGCATCTGGACGGTGGGAGTCGACGGCCTCATCAACTTTGTCAACGAAAGCGGGTCAGCCATCCTCGGTTACGCTCGAGAGGAGATGATCGGCCGCCCGCCCACCGACTTCATCCTCGAGGACAAGGAGCAGAATGGTGAGAAGTTCAAGGGCTGCGATGATGGCAGGGCCCATCAGGCCGAGGTTCGCATGCGCCGCGGGGACGGTTCTGAGGTCTGGACCTCCTTATCCACAACTTCGATTTTCGATGACGAGGACAGGTATGCCGGCGTCTTGTCATTGTTTGCCGACATCACCGGAAGGAAAATGGGCGAGAAGGTCCTCAACGAGCGGGAGGAGCGCTTGCGCATCATGGTGGATGGTTCTCCAGACATCATCTGGGTGACCGATGCAGACAGTAAGCTCATCGCCGCAAATCGCCAGTACCATGAGTTTTTCGGCATCCCCCTCGAGCTTGCCGATGAAGTAGAGTGGCAGACGCTGATACATCCGGAGGATTCGTTCACCTATCTTTGCACCTTCGAGGCCGCATCGCGCGAACACGGGCCCTTTTCGGCCGAAGCGCGGGTCCGTAGATCCGATGGGGCCTGGAGATGGGTGGAGTCCCACGCCGAGCCTCGGTTCTCCGAGAGCGGTAGGTTCCTCGGGCATGTCGGCGTCAGCTCGGACGTCACCGAGAAAAAACTGGCCGAAAATGCCCTGAACGATAACCGGGAAATGTATCGTCAGCTGGTGGAATCGATGACCGATGGCGTGGTCATACACGATGGAGGCCGCGTGCTCTTTATGAACCGGGCCGGAGCCCGGATCATGGGTTATGATCGGCCCGAGGACACCATTGGCATCAACCCCATCGACGTGGTCCATCCAGATTATCGAGAGATAGCGTCGAGGCGGATCTGGGACCACAGGGGGACTATCCAGCCCCGCATCGAGGAGAAGTTCCTCCGCAAGGACGGCTCAAGCGTGGATGTCGACGTCACCACTATGCCGTACAAGCTCGATGACAGCATGGGTGTGCAGGTGATCTTCCGGGACATCACCGAGCGCAAGAGGTATGAGGAAGAGATCACGCGCTCCCGGCACATGCTGCAGCTGGTGCTGGATAGCGTTCCCGTCCCCGTCTTCTGGAAGGACATTAACTCGAGATACATTGGGTGCAACCGCATCGCCGCCAAGGACGCCGGGCTGTCCGAACCCAGCGAGATCGTGGGGAAGACCGACCGTGACCTCGCCTGGTGGAGTTCGGCCGAGATGTATCGGGCCGATGATCTAGAGGTCATGAGAACGGGCATCGCCAAGATGAACTATGAGGAACCGCAGCTCCGGCCCGATGGCAGCCAGCTGTGTCTCATGACCAACAAGCTGCCGCTCAGGGAACTCGATGGCCGCATCATAGGGGTCCTCGGAACGTACGAGGATATCACCGAGCGCAAGAGGGCGGAGAAGCAGCTCAGGAGCACCTTGGAAAGGTTCTACCGAACCCTCTCTGACATGCCCTACGGCATCCTCTTGATCACCGAAGCGGGCAAGGTCGAGTTCGCCAACCCGGCCTTCTGTGATCTGTTCGACCTAAATAGGCGGCCAGAGGACCTCATCGACCTGTCCCGGGATGAGGTCCTCGAAATGGTCCGCGATAAATACGGAGACCCACAGGAGGCAATAGCCCGGATCGAGGAGATTTTATCAGGTGATCGGTCGGTGCGGGACGAGGAGGTGGCTCTGAAGGGAGGTCGGACCGTCCTCGTCGATTATACTCCTATCAGGATCGGGAGCGAAGCATGCGGGAGGATGTGGATTCATATCGACATCACCGGGCGCAAAAGGGTGGAGGAGTCGCTGCGGAGGGGCGAGGCGATCCTTCGGGGGGTGATCTCCAACCTGCCCATCGTCCTTTGGACGACCGACTCAGACGGCAACTTCACCCTATCTGAGGGGAGGGGTCTCGGTAGCCTCGGATTGAGGCCCGGTGAGGTGTTGGGGCGTTCGGCCTTCGAGATGTATAGGGACTATCCGGCCATAACCGACGCGATGGCGCGAGCCCTACTGGGAGTGGAAAGCCCATTCACCGTCGACATCAGGGGGAAAACGTTCCAAGCCTGGGCTGTACCCATACGCGATGAGGAGGGATCGGTCAACGGATTGCTGGGGGTGGCCGCGGACATTTCCGAGCAAAAGGAGCTGGAGGAAGAGCTCAAACGTTCGAACGATGATCTGCAGCAGTTTGCATACATCGCCTCTCATGACCTACAGGAACCGTTGCGCATGGTCATCGCCTTCCTTGGGCTGTTGAGCAAGAAGTACGGCGATGAACTCCCATCGCAGGCCAAGGAGTATGTGGCAACCGCCGTCGAGGGCTCGGTGAGGATGAGGGAATTGATCGACGATCTGCTGGACTATTCTCGTTTGGAATCGAGACCGGTCGAGCCTATGGATGTCGACATGGGTCGGGTGGCTCAAGCGGTCAGGGACGATCTCGGCATGCTGATCGCCGAGAGCGGAGCGGAGGTCGCGATCTACCCCCTGCCGACCATCCACGCCGATGAGGTGCAGATGAAGCAATTGCTTACGAACCTGATTTCGAACGCTCTTAAATTCCGTGCGGAACAGCCGCCCCGGGTAGAGGTCTCCGCCGTCACGTACAACTTTATGTCGGTCTTTGCGGTCCAGGACAACGGCATCGGCATCGATCCCAAATACGCCGAGAAACTGTTCAAGATGTTCCACCGCCTTCATACGAAGGAGGAATATCCGGGCACCGGCATCGGCCTGGCGGTCGCCAAGAAGATCGTCGAACGACACGGCGGCCGCATATGGTTTGAGAGCGAACCGGGCAAGGGGACGACGTTCTTCTTCACCATCCCGGCATGA
- a CDS encoding phosphate-starvation-inducible PsiE family protein encodes MVNAERTVRTLVIYAIITLILILIVLVTIGLFLILVNDLLAGHFTMNKGEILAFFGQLLLVIIGVELLDTIRGLITESRPRADLVLLVAVTAASREIIIFNYEEAEGLMLLGLGVIIASATIGYYLVRKTQTMKDVPADVVAGKE; translated from the coding sequence GTGGTGAATGCGGAGCGAACGGTCAGGACATTGGTCATCTATGCCATCATAACGCTCATTCTTATCCTCATCGTCCTGGTGACTATCGGCCTGTTCCTGATCCTCGTGAACGATCTGCTGGCAGGCCACTTTACTATGAATAAGGGCGAGATCCTCGCGTTCTTTGGACAGCTGCTCTTGGTGATCATCGGAGTGGAGCTTCTCGACACCATTCGTGGGCTCATCACCGAGTCACGGCCCCGAGCGGACCTGGTCCTTCTGGTAGCGGTCACCGCCGCCTCGAGGGAGATCATTATTTTCAACTACGAGGAGGCGGAAGGATTGATGTTACTAGGCCTTGGCGTCATCATCGCCTCGGCGACCATTGGATACTACCTGGTGCGGAAAACCCAGACCATGAAGGACGTTCCCGCCGATGTCGTGGCGGGCAAAGAATGA